One Salvia miltiorrhiza cultivar Shanhuang (shh) chromosome 6, IMPLAD_Smil_shh, whole genome shotgun sequence genomic window, GAACTACCATTGCGGAGATATTACTGGGAGCTTCAGTGACTTCAGCACCAACAGTTATGTAAGTGATTTTTGTGGCGGGATAGTACGGGAGAATGCTGTTTTTTAACCATGTGTCAGCATTGGATTGGAATTGAGAGAACGCTAACAAGTCGGAGTTGGGGATCCCGATCATGAGCTCAATTCCTGTATTTGCAAATGTCTTCAGCACTTGGATATTAGAGTCGTATATCCTTACATATTTGATATTGTGAAGTTTGATCAGCTGCACTGCTTTATCAGGGGTGGGTAGATCATCTGCATTTCTCCCATAGCATACTCCAATTTTGCCACCTCTGCAGACACCTATCACAAAAATAGGCATATTTAGCATCAAACCTTAGCACCAATCCCTCATGTGTCAAACCATATTATAGTCATTCTGACATTTTGAGAAGCAAAACATGAACCTAAGAAGCATGAGAAATTTCTAAAACTATTTCTGGAATGTCTAGTGAACAATACTCGTGAGATCGTATAAAGATTGGTTTTCATCACCTTACGCACAGATGTATTTCTACATGTTCATGAATCTCTCTATATAGTAATGATAACTCTTATTAGAGAAATTAAGAAACTAATAACTTCATATAACAACCCatataaaaattgataataaGCCAACAGGCACAACTTTATGCCCTACTCTCTGAAAATCTAGATCTTTGAATCATCATGAAAAAAGAAGAATTTTTCGCATATGTAGATACAGTTTCTCTGCTACGTCTAAAAGTTACACATAAAGCTGACTTGACTACAGAGTAGTTTAGTTAGCATCATGTTCAATGGTTGTGTATATTAACAAGACGTGAAATGGCAATGATTCAACCAGACATTTTAAGACCATGATGTATCCAAGCAGAGTGAGTGAATACAAATCCATATATTATTAAATCCAGACATGCAGCGTAACATACAATACAAGTTAGATGATTCTTCAGCATTACATACCCCAAgtttataatgatatttttagACAGAAAGGTGGTTGATGAGAGAAATTTGAAGGTCCAACTATTTGTCATACTTGAAAATACAAAACTTCATCCAAGAGTTTTGCTTAACGTGTCGCATAAAATGATTCGCATGCTGCCTTCGTAACGTCTATCTTTCCAACACAGATCACCACTGTTGCATTTTTTTCAAGAACCCAATGAAGTATAACCCAAGACTACCCAACACTAAACTAATCATTCTTCCATAAGCCATTTAACTAGCTACTCTCAAACTGACTTGCCTCTGTTAACAAGACTGATAAGTTTCATGATATTACAATAGTAGAGATGCTTCTTTCATTAGCTATCGCACGAGTTAGCCAACTTATGAACGGTGGAGATGCTCCTACAAAAGAAGTATAAGCCCTCATCTACAACTATAAGGGAATTATATCACCATATGTAGAAATGCCATAGAGATCAATTTTTAGCTACTTGAAAACTTCATGTCAATGATAACCAAGAACACTTGTGCCGACAACCATATTACTACTATCTTTGACATAGAACACATGAACTTTAGAGGAGTACAAAATATGGTTCTGGCCATATTTCATTAAGTAATATAATCTCTAAGCTAAATATATCATGGGAGGGCCTACTTATACGAATATACCCCTCCCCTGCACATGGTAGTTGCTGACAGCAAGATTTCATGTAAAGTATTGTTACCACTTGAACAAAATACCCCATGTAACCAATCGCATACAATATAGACTAATCTTTGACTAATTATTGGAGCAACAGCAACACACATACACAAAATCAAATCTTACATCTTTTTTCTGGGGTTACAtaccaatcaataaagcaagaGATGCCCTGATTTAACACAATAAAAACGAGTTCTTGGAGTAAACATTTGCAACAAGTGTGTCTATGTCCGGAAAAGGAAACAAATGCCTCAAacaagttagagagagagagatcatgtTTAGAAACGAAAACAGACGGAAAGTGAAACTGTAATGTCGGCACATTACCAAAGAGCATAAGCAGCTGAAGACTTGCGAAGACAAAAGCGCTCCCCATTTGATACCTAGTTACTGTGAAACAACTTACTTCAAAACTCCTACAAAGGCTTTAAAGTATTCTCTCAAACTCGATGCTTGATTTTTAACTTCTGCTGAGCAAATGTAGCGCTCTTACAAGTTACAACGTTCTTTTTTCCAACGTATCTCTTCATACAAGGAAAAGGGCATCTCTCTCGAGCACCGAGAGAgacgtagagagagagagagagaggtgctTCGCTATGTGTCTGAAGGTGTCGGGCAGAGTGTGTCAGCAAGGAGGTATGCGGACTTGAACaattttatgaaattgaattGACAAATAGGTTGTCGAGTCCGAAGCGGAATATTTGAGCATGTCTGCTACTATTCCCCACAAAAATCCACTGCGCGAACTGTTTCAGCTTTCTCAAATCTCGAGTTCCAATGTTGCTTTGCTATACGCCAATATCAACGGTCACCATTGCAccattttatgaatttttttatcgACTGCTGCTAATTGAACAAAATGGGGCCCTAACCATCTCCAACTATTTACACgaaagaaacaatagggccgaatgaccttattcaacatacaacatcaaatgttgtccaccatttgaaaaaatataaattttgaccattttttgtatatcatgactattctacccttctctctctcctctctctttctcatctccgatccctctctctctccagaaaCGGTAGGTTGTGCGGCCTCTCGGCTTCCGATCTCCTCGGGTAGAACTCGCAGCTGAACTGGCGGCGGCCACCGACGATGATAAGCCGACCGTCGGGGAGGATGTGGTTGGTGGCGTACCAGCAGCGCAGGGCGAGGGCAGGGTTGATCTCCTGCTAGTCGTAGGAGGCGTCAGCGGCAGCATAGGGCTTGTAGAGTCGGGCGACGCGATCGCCGTCGTTGTAATCGCCGGTCTGGAGGACGGTGCCGTTGGGGAGGATGGCGGTGGAGGAGCACCAGGtgtcggcagatctgatctgatctgtaggtggcggcggcagatctgatctgatgaggcggcggtggatctgatctgatgaggcggcggcggtggatctgatctgattgttgcgccgcctcctccatcggcagatctgatctccgcctccttcgatttcagccattcACAGATCTGAtatgtgctgcacgtatggaaCTTATGGCACttttagtgccataagtgccttaagtgcacacttccccctagggtttagatattccatttaggtttagattatccatttggggtttagatgttctattttagggtttagattatccatttaggatttaaatgtttcatttagggtttaaatggtgttgttgtttctgtatttgtactgcacgtatggcacttatggcactattagtgccataaggtCGTGTTTGACAGAAAGAAGTAGATTAGAAGCTATTGATTAAATAGAGATATGTAATCTACATTTtgtgagattaattaattaaactcatGTTTGATGACATTTAATTAATGTATGTATAACATGTTTTAGGTGTTTGACAGGCTCTATTAAAATACATATCTAATTCCCTCATGTTCGATAGAATTAATTTTGGAGATACATTATCTGATGAAATTACGTTATTACCCTCAACTTAGACATGACATAATTGAAAATACCCTTCAGGCATTTGGGAGAAAATCTACAGATATTACCGCCATTTTAAGGCGCCAATATTTAGCTCAGCCCCTCCAAATTCCTCTGAACATCCTCATATTCACTTCCATACCTCTGTAGTTTGAGCCAAATTAGTTTTGAATACTGACGGAGCACTCGACCCCTGTGTTGTTGAGAAAATTTTTAGGCCCCGTTATTGTGTGTCATCGTTTCGACGCACACACATTATTGACACCATGAGTTCCCTTCGTCAAGGTGAGtctttttttatgatttttcagGCAATACTTGCTTCGATTTGAGTCTCAATTCCGGCTCCTTCCTATGTAATTTTATTGGTAGTCATTGAGGTTTGAgagtcattttttattttcatgggTATCACCTTGCTGtcggaatttttttttggattttgatTGTTGTCAATCATTTTGTGTGAATCATTAACTTGTACAAGCTTCTTGAATTTATATCCATAAGCTTTCTTGAGTACTATATGGTCAGCGTTTACTCGATGTTTGGGTTTATACTAAAAATGGTGTGTGTTAGTTGAACTTATGATGTGGCTTCGAACAATGAATTGATGCTAGCAGGCTTTCAATTTTTGCGATTGTGTTAGCTATGTTTGGATTCATGAATAAGTTTACTCATTCCCAGATTCAGTTAGCAACGAAATCGGGCGTTGCAAGACTAACAAGTCGGATAAAACACGACGTAGTTGGTCAAGGAGGGAAGAGGAGGTGCTTCTCGCTGCGTTGAAAGAAATTGTCGTGCAGGGTTGGAAGTCGGATAATGGATTCAGGGCTGGGTATCTTGCCAAGTTAGAAGAAGCGTTAAAGAATACGTTTCCAGGGACGGATCTCAAGGGAATGCCCCATATTCATTCCAAAATCTCAATATGGAAAAAGAACTACAATTCACTGGTGTATATGCTGGGGAAGACTGGAGTTGGGTTCAACGTTGATGGCAAATACATGATAGATTGTGATACCGAGTTATGGGAAGAAATCATGAAGGTTAacatattttgttattttatatgttttcgAGTATAGTATGTTCGTATAAATTGCTTATTGTTTACTGTCATTTGCTGTTTCATTCTGTGTAGTGTGACTCAAACGCACGTGTGATGAAAACTAAGAGTTGGCCCTACTTAGAAGCTTGGACTGAGATTTTCGGAAAGGACCGTGCGAATGGTATTGAAGCGGAAGACGTTGCTGATGCGGTTAATGACATGAACCATGTGGAAAACACTGACACCGAAGGAGTGCAGGATAATTACCATCCTCATGTTGAGACGGAGGCTGAGAACGATGTCCCCGATGATCGTGTGAGTCAGCCTGCAAAGGAAGGAACCTCTGCACGAGCAACAGGCAAAAAACGTAAATCTAATGATGTATTTGATGGCCTTTGCCAGATGTGGGGAGACATTAGTCAGGACGCTAACCAAAGAATGGACAAGATAGCTTCACGAATTGGATATGAACAAGACTTGGCTAAGGCAAGAAAAGAAGTCTTTGATCAGTTGAATAGTATGCCTACTTTGACTATGGCTGACAAGTTCGATGCCTATGAATCCTTGGCGGGTGACAGACAAGGTCTTGAGTTGTTTATGGGACTCCCAAATGATGCAAAACCACACTACGTGTTGCGCATTGTGCTGTCTAAGAAGCTATAGGTTTGTTAGGATTTCCAGCCATCTATTTTTGGTGTGGTCATGTATGGCTTAGAAATAGGGTACATCCATAGGTTTGTTAGGATTTCCAGCCATCTATTTTTGGTGTGGTCATGTATGGCTTAGAAATAGGGTACATCCATAGTTTGCATTTCATAAGTAAACTCATATTTTCTGATGAAAACTTAGGGGGGCAGCTCTATGTTTGCCTAGCCATCTTTTGTGCTGATATTTATATCTTTTGAAGTATgatttctctatatatatacaggTTGCAATGTGTATCCAATACCTTGGCATTTATATTTTGCTTGATCTTTTATATATGATGATATCTAAACATTGTTAGAAATTAAGCACAACAACATTtaataaaccaaaggattttATATCATTCTAGCACAGCTGCTGAAAATCTACATATTACAAAAGATAATCCTCCTTCGATTTTCATGAGAAGAAAACGACACTATATTCAACCATTCTTGACAAAGAGGAGAAGCCCACAAAAAGATACACAACCACAcatattagatatatataaacataGTAGCAGCCTAATTGCAATCCCAATAGACAAAAGTATTTACCCGAGTTCACCGACGACACAATCGAGCTTCTTCCTAGCCTCCTACATATGCGGGCTAGACGAAGCACACGAGCTACGTTCGATGCATTCTTCTTTCCCATCTACTTCTTTTGGCTTAACAGGAAACGCATTGGCCGGGGGAAAGGCTAGGCGCCGCTCGATCGGCGGCCACACATGGTACACATGAGAAGGCGTGGCTGGTAGAGGTCCAATGCTTGACTCGGCGTCATCTTCGAAACTCATCTTTCGTGCGGTGGGGGGTTTCATCACCGGAGACGTCACTTCATCTTCGGAAGATGAGATGCAGATATTGGTAGACGGAGCCACTACACCATGAGGTGAGTCACTTATTAAGATCACCGTTGGGGATGCCTCCTTCTTGATGGAGTAGTAGCCGAACAGCCTACATAGCTTGTCCCATAGTGGATCTCCTTGATCGTAGTAGGCTTTAGTGAAATGATCCTCCTGTTGTAGTATATAAGGAAAACACCAGAAACCACACATTCAAGTAGCATATGATGGATAGTATCAGTTACATTCCAAAGCTAAACatcaaaaattataaaaactaaaaattttcAGATGGAGGTGAAAAGATTTTTACCTCGAAGATTTTCTTCCAAACTTTCTCATCCGCCGTGATTCGATTGTTTGAGACATCCCAAACTGTCTCTACACGACTAGCAAGCTTCTTGAAGCAATGATAACGCTTTCTAAGGAGATTCACGCGATCTACTACGTCACTGTATGTGACAGCTGCTCCTACCTCCTTGATCAAAGATTCCATGGCACAAATAAGTGCATGGGGCGAATCTGCGGGTGGAACTGGCTTGCATTCCTCTTCGTGCTCGACCAAACGTCTGATCAAATACGAGTCCAGTGCAATGTTCCATATCCCATTGTATAGGGACCATTCTTGTTTCGGCTCACCGCAAGGTTTCGTGGCTGATTTTTTGGAAATTTTCTAAGTGTTGGTGAGTATCATGTTTGCATGTAGAGACAGGGGTATATATTTTGGAGTGTTGAGGCATTTTTCAGATGTGGTGACTGGTTGAAATTAATTGCAACAAGTAAATGTGGTGGTTGGGGAGTTAAGTATGTGCTAAATTGAGTAgacacattttttatatataaaatcagATCCTTGCGCAGCCAAATACATGAGATTGAACCATGCAAGTTGGATTTAAATTTGACATGAAATAGTTAATCATTACACACAATAAATGTTGAGCACATTCCAAAGCACCTCTTACCAATTTTTTTCCCAAGCATCTTgcaatgaataaatatatattactaaaaatgaaaattgcaAAACGAAACGTCAAATTTTAAGACTTTAATATTTTTGGGGCAACCAAATCACATTAGACAATCCATCTTGGCAGCTATTCATGGCATGATAGCAAAATGCACTGAACAGACCATATCGAGTCCTACATGTTTCAGACTACAAATACTAACAAGAGGTACATATTTTCAATATCTTGAACATTGGCTTAATTAAAATAGCTTCCCAATGGTGATTCCAATCATCACCGTGATGGCCAACAGAAGGAGAAGAGGCACTGGGACTTCATTTTCACGAAGGGATCGACCTTGATTGTTGTCAGTCAACGCCGGAGAATCCACAACTTGTGAGCTTGCAGCTTGATCAGAGGATTGGGGCTGGTAGCTCTGGGCAGGCCATGCAGTTGTATTCGGCATAAGATCACGCCACGAACTATGGTACTCGTCATACCAAACAAATCCTCCAGGATGACCTCTTCGTGTAGGACATGTGTAATACCATCTCCCCGGATGCTGGGCTTTCGGGCCGGCACACATTAACAACATCCTTCCATGACATAATGGACAATGTGGGGCAAGTCTCTCGTCCATGACCTGAGAAGTATATTAGATATAAGTTCCACATTCCAACCAACATGCATCTATTAGCTATCAATTATGCAACAAGAATTTATAACAAGCAATCAATTTGGTTCCACTAGAGTTCATACATCGTGCGAGATCAAGTATAAATTGAAAGCAAGCATCAAATACAGCAATCCACCAACCACAATCAGTTTACAAACAAGATTCTGGACAGCCCACTATCCATCAAATTAACTAGATATCATCTACACAGCAAACTTAATTGGATATCAATACAGTCGAACTAGTCTTCACATCCAAAAACAGCAGCAATATACACAGAATATATCAAGTATAACCGTCTAAACACATCACTGACACAAACCGATTCAAGTATTGTTTATATAATTAAGCCACATCGCTTGGGCAATTGTGTCTCTCTCAGCATTCCAAAGAGGAGAAGCCTCTATCCCATCAATAAATTCACTATCTCCTTCGACATTGTAATCATTGTTCGCAGCAGCATTGTCAAATTCTTGCTCCAACGGATCGTTAGGCATCTCCCGGCGGATGAAATTATGCAAAATAAAACACGACATGATTAGACGGTTTTGGGTTTTAATAGGATAAAAGGTGGCGCTTCTCAGAATCCCCCAACGCATCTTCATGACTCCGAAAGCACGTTCAATAACGTTTCGAGCCTTCGCGTGTCGCAAATTGAACAGTTCCTTTGCATTTTGGGGGCGGGCTGTGTTCGGTCCCCATTCCTTTAGGTGATAACGGATCCCCTTATACGGAGTAAGGAATCCCTCGCTATTGGCGTATCCGTTGTCGCATAGATAATAACTTCCTGCAACATAAAACCCTTGGACGAGCATCAGCTACTAGtaaaaaaatgaatcaaaacACTATGCACCTTACATAAATTGATGATCTATTCCAGTGAACTACCTTTAGGTACCCTCAGCCCGTTCTCTCGTGTCAAGGCATCACGCAATATTCGTGAATCCGCTGCGGATCCTTCCCAACCAGGCAGCGTATAAACGAAATTCATATTCCGATCACAAACCGCGAGGGTGTTGGTTGATATCTGTCCCTTTCGAGTTCGGTACCTCGGCTTGTCACCGTTGCTCACAATCAAGTTTATATACGTGCCATCGAGAGCACCCAAACAACCCTACACCGAGTACCAATATGTTCAGTTAATAACTATGAAAGATAGACATAACATGCAAAATATTAGAGCTTCTTGATTTACTTAGGCAGATTAGTCGAAGACTAACCACCTTGAAActtcaataaaaatgaaaatgcaTTACCTTGAACCATTTCCACCTGTTATCCGTACAGTCGGCTGGAACGGGAACGGGTTTGACGAGCAAAACAGAGTGCAAATTCAGAATTGCCTTTAGGACCAGGTGCACAAATCTAGAAATAGTCTCACCAGACCGCCAGAAATCGAACCCAAGGACCCTATTTTTCTTGTGGTGGGATAGAACGGACAAAAAAATTGCAACTTGTTCTTCTACCATAATATGCCTCCCGTTTGATAATCCACCTAAATCGCGCAACAAAATACATAGTCTGCCGAATGTATCGCGATCCATGCGTAGATTTGCAATACAATCTACATCGTTAACACCGACAAGCCTATTCATGTGCCTTACTTGATCAGGGATTCGTTCGATTATGCCAAATGTGTTAGAACCCCTTTTTTGCTTACGTGATGACATTCCAACCAAGATTTGATAAGCTAGAAGTAGGAAAATTAAATGTTGATGGAGAATTTGTTCTTCCATCAACAGATATATGCATAGTACAATATCGTCATCGACTCGGGGCATTTTGAATGTCAACCAACAAAACCAAATTCAAGTCTGCAAACAAATAACAGGTGTTTTATAGAATGTGATAAACTACTATTACTTCCAAGGCTGCACACAAGACCAAGCAGCATATACCCAAGAACAATACAAATGATGATTATACTCAACAAACTCTCCAAAACCAAGCAGCATATGCTCAAcgaaatcaaaatcaaaatcatgaAAAGGTCATTAAAGTAGTTGCGTACATCAAGCAAATTAACTAGTGAGAGAAAACATTAAGCATTTCAGTATTACATAAAACCACCAAGAATCAGACTGAAGTGTTACAAATTCACTCACTGTGAACACAACAAAGAAAACTGAGGCCGTGCTTTATGTAACTCATAGAACAACAAACCAGATAAAAGAAATATATGGATTCAAACAAAATATGGAGCATTTCACAGATAAATATCAATTTGCCAAACAAATCTCAGCTTCACCCATTTTAGTGAACAATGCATTTCAGCTTCTTCAACATTTGGTAAAATTCTAGAACGATGTACCTCGATTGACGTCGGTGAACTACAGCCGCACTCGTCGATGAAACACCAGATTTGGTACTacttcacaaaaaaaaatcgaagTTTTTAGGAATAACAGAGGTTGAAATCCACAGAGCATGTCAGATTAGTTTAAAAACTGAAGAACCTATGAAAAAGAGAAATAATGGAAATGTAAACTCCACCTGAAAGCTTACCCAAACTTTGTCAAAATTCAATCTAGAAAATACATCGAACTCAAACAATCACTCAATCAATCTAAGAGAACGCACAACAagcaaaaaaaattgggtgCCCAAATACAGATCTTGTAAACCAGtagataaaaagaaaaaaaaataaaaaaaacccaACTGAAACTTGCATCAATCGAAAATTTTCGATGGCAACTTAAAATCGTatgaattgatttaaaaaaGGAACAAATTGTAAAATGCACAGTACAATACCCTTCTCGAAGATCCGACGCTCAATCCTGCTCGTCGACTGAAGAACCTTTCTCTGCTGTGTGAAAGATGCGCAACAAATGGGCGGTATTTGGACACCACTATCGATTTTTTGAAGTATTTTCAGGGATAAAATTGGAATAAAAAAACCTAATCTAAAACACTGTTCAAAGCAAGAAACCCGATCAGGGGGGGTAGGGGAGATGTATTTTCTCAAAGCTACAGTGTTTTATCTGCGGGCTTCATGAATTTTGCGGGCCTGTAAGAATATTAAAGTAGCCCATCAAACATAGTGATATGGCGAGAATAATTGTCAATCTCACTTAATAAGTCACCTCAAACACGGCCTAAGTgtcaacgaaaatccaaaataaaaccaagtaaaatggtcatttgggcacttatggcactaattagtgccataagtgcctaacccgacccggcacgcgatccgtgtaacaccccgtattttgttTACCTTgcaatagtatcgaaatactattgAGAGTTGAAGACTAGCTTACTAAAGACGAGAGGAAGTTATTgatggatggtaatatgagtaaaatagagatgttgatagaattgagaatgatgttagaattgagatggagatgttatttgttttcgagttgagacgaagtgcgagagatagagtcgaggtagtggtTGAGAGttactataaagaggattaagctagagtgacgattagattaatgacgagtgatggTCCGTTTTTTATGTGATAACTTTGTGAGTTATTTGATTGGcgttatgtgatttacttgATATGTGTGCACTTATATTTGAGTAATTGTGATCTTTGAATAATAGcatacatgatttttatttaccaccacacattcctacactcactcccattattttaatctttCCCACATGTGGGATTAGACAAGTGGCCAAGTGGGGAGACAAAGTACTATTAGGGAATTTAATGCTTTTTAGCTTAGAGAGTAAGGTTTGTGATTAAAACAAAAGACTTCTCTATCTTTCCGTCACTCTCATTTTCGgcccttcaccttcttctctctccctcacgccattctctctctcctccattggagactaagctcaagCTTCTCAAGTCATAACTGTGATAATatactccgctaaatctagTCCTTAAACATTTTATACTCTTGAATCAAGAAAATTAGTGGAGTTTAaagcttgaagaatagagagaagacttcctttttcttaaaactgtttgagtaagtgttctgatctTTTAGATCTAGACTTTTTGTgagatatatgtgtgtgtaaaaggatgatttaagcatgagaaactccccctcctccattttcttcactttcgaaaatttgggttcatgccctttaaaaattttcttttcttaaatcgagatgagaaatgtgtcatatgtgatgatttgaagtgattaaggtgtgttttgcaaaacttagtcttgagatatgagtttttacaaaatttagtttgatataagaatttggggaaaaatctgtaagttatgtcttgaatgatgatttgatgatgagtaagaacttatgaaaggattaacgtgatatttgatgattttagtGTTTGTAAGAGTTCGTGAGTTGGCTATGATGCTGAATGATAAGTATTTTGATGTTTGGGAGTGTTTGATGAACTTtgagaatgaaaaagttgatgagttttcgagttgctcttgactgcactgttctgccttgagtcttgTTCTACTCTGCCGAgttgtgatttcgctgctctggacagagagttcatttctccgctatgccagagagttcgttATTCCTCTGCACTGACAGAGAATTCTTCATTTCTCTGCTGACAGAGAATTCTTCATTTCTCTGATGACAGAGAATTCTTCATTTTTCTGCtgctatgacagagagttcgtcattcctctggtatgacagagagttctttatttctctgctctgaccgagaatcatttctctgctctctGACGTAAATTTTCCCTCTACCCTGATGTAAATtttcctctgctctgctctgccgagcttttccactctgaccaccgagcatttctctgctctggtcaccgAGCCAAACTTATGTTTGTTggtttgtgatatgtttatgtgtgagttgtatgcttatgtgattgtgcatgtctatgtgcttgattgcttttaatctagccttttgagtgttaagttgagaataagattagagtttATTGTCATAGAGTTGAGTGATTAGACGGAGATAAGCTGAAGAATAATTATGATGGATGCTATAATAAgattaaggttaagcttttAGAAAGGAAGTTTCTAACTAGTTCCTCTAACTTGTCGCATGCACTACTCCGATGTTTACAACTAAAGAGACCAGTCAAGGACGCAAGTGAAGATCACTCTGAGTACCACCTGCAGTAAGCCGAGCtctacaggtgggcagtatgttcATAACCACTTTTACGTGGACAATACTTTGAGTATGCAAATATTACGAGCTTTCtgaaatgatttgatgatgttatgagcttatcaaatgttgagttaaatgatgtttaagaactgtttgacttgccaatttttgatgatgaacttgtgtgttaccctctactgatgagacgaattcggatcctgccacaagcggggttgtgtacacagaggtgattGTGAGCCGTCTttgggtcggccggtcacggtgcttgagaaggaggcctacttctcagtaccttggttatgatgataagttgtagatgcggtacatacatgttgatttacttgtctgcagacacttatttacgatgtttatgattaaaactgcatgcacagattcatttacgctaactttatttctgtgtattgctgattgatgaggactgaaatatgcaccagcgttgtgcactatataatgggaacatttctatttatgcttatgattagtattattattattaagctaaccagtgcaggtttaattgaagacttgggat contains:
- the LOC130988545 gene encoding uncharacterized protein LOC130988545 — translated: MPRVDDDIVLCIYLLMEEQILHQHLIFLLLAYQILVGMSSRKQKRGSNTFGIIERIPDQVRHMNRLVGVNDVDCIANLRMDRDTFGRLCILLRDLGGLSNGRHIMVEEQVAIFLSVLSHHKKNRVLGFDFWRSGETISRFVHLVLKAILNLHSVLLVKPVPVPADCTDNRWKWFKGCLGALDGTYINLIVSNGDKPRYRTRKGQISTNTLAVCDRNMNFVYTLPGWEGSAADSRILRDALTRENGLRVPKGSYYLCDNGYANSEGFLTPYKGIRYHLKEWGPNTARPQNAKELFNLRHAKARNVIERAFGVMKMRWGILRSATFYPIKTQNRLIMSCFILHNFIRREMPNDPLEQEFDNAAANNDYNVEGDSEFIDGIEASPLWNAERDTIAQAMWLNYINNT